The following is a genomic window from Dehalogenimonas sp. 4OHTPN.
CCTGGCAATCCTTAAGTCCCGGGCAGATGAACTTGGCGCTGAGATGCCGCCTGACGTCCTTGAATACCTGGCCTCAGAAGTCACCCGCAACATCCGGGAACTGGAAGGCAACCTGAACCGTGTTCTGGCTTACGCCCGACTGCTTCGGTCAACGATCACGCCGGATATGGCCCGCCGCGCCCTTAAAAATATCGCCCCGGCTGCGGCCGTTCCGGAAAAATCATCTGAACCGCAGTTGCTTCTCGCCGCCGTGGCTGAATGCTTCGGCCTGGCGCCGGAGGATTTACTCGGCCGCAAGCGGGACAAAGAGACCGCCACAGCGCGTCAGGTTGCCATGTTCATTATGAAAAACCAGAATATCTGGTCGATGGCGGAGATCGGCAAGCTGGTGGGAGACCGCGCCGCTGCGACCGTCAGTCATGCCTGTGAGAAAATTTCTCAGGAAACGGAATGCAATCCGCTGCTCAAACGCAAGATAATCGACATTGAATCCCGTCTGGGCAAAGAGTAGCCTTCACAATTCCACCGACGAATCAACGGCGGTGCGCCAAGCCCCCCGCCACCAGCAGCTCCACCCGCGACATAATCTCTGGTGTCGGTCCATCGGCCATGATTTTGCCCTGTTTCATGATGACCAGGCGCGGGCAGAGAGCTTCGATGAGTTCCAGGTCGTGAGAAACCACTACCTTAGTCACGTCGAGTGATTTCAGGAGCTGTATCAGCCCCCACTTGGCCGCGGGATCGAGGTTGGAAGAAGGCTCGTCCAGGGCAAGAACCTCCGGCCGCATCGCCAGCACCGAGGCCAGGGCGATGCGCTTCTTCTCCCCCAGGCTCAGGTGGTGGGAACTCCGCCGCTCGTAGCCCGGGAGGCCGACGGCTGCCAATGAATCGGCGACCCGGCTGCGGACCTCGACCTCCGCCAAACTCATATTGATCGGGCCGAAGGCCACGTCGTCGAAGACCTCGGGGCAGAAAAGCTGGTCGTCCGGGTTCTGGAAGACGACGCCGACTTTGGCGCGTATGGTTTTCAGGTTGGCGGCGGTCACCGGCAGGCCGCAGACCTTGACCGCACCGTTCTGGCCGTGGATGATGCCGTTCAAATGCAGTAAAAGCGTCGACTTGCCGGCGCCGTTGGCCCCGGCCACGGCCACGCTCTCGCCGCGCTTGATCGAGAGGTTGACCCCGTCGAGGGCTTTCCGACCGTCGGGATAGGCGTAGTTCAGGTTATCGAGGCGAATGATAGGATCGTTCATGGCAGCAGGCTCAGGGTCACCGGCAACATGAGCAGCAGCGCCATGACGATGCCGCTGACCAGATCGGTCCTATCGAAGACCAGTTCGCCGAAGGTCCGCGAATGCCCGTCGAAGCCTCGGGCGGCCATGGCGGCGTAGACCCGTTCGCCGCGCTCGTAAGACCGGATGAACAGGCTGCCGATCATGGCGCCGACGGTTTTGGCCTGGAACGAGGCCGGCGGAGAACCCACCGACCGCGAGTCCCGGGCGTTTTTCATCCGCAGCACCTCGTCGATCAAGAGGAACAGGTAGCGGTACATGAAGGACAGGATCATTACCAGCACCTTGGGCATGCCCAGGCGCTCGATGCCCTTGAGCAGCGCCGGCAGCGGCGTCGTCGAGGTGAGGAGGATTAAAGCCAGCACCGACAGCCAGCTTCGGGCCAGCAGCGTGCCGATGAACACCAACCCGCCGTCCGTCGCCCCCAGGTGCCAGCTTCCGATGTCAAAGCCTAGCAACTCGACTCCCGGGCGGGTGAACACATTGATGATACCCAGCAGGAAGACGAACGGCAG
Proteins encoded in this region:
- the cbiQ gene encoding cobalt ECF transporter T component CbiQ, with translation MRHSFLDQYSHLVSPAHRRDPRLKFLLSFLFIVAVVLTPAGSWATFAAYLVILGSIFGISKLPLGYVLKRSLIILPFVFLLGIINVFTRPGVELLGFDIGSWHLGATDGGLVFIGTLLARSWLSVLALILLTSTTPLPALLKGIERLGMPKVLVMILSFMYRYLFLLIDEVLRMKNARDSRSVGSPPASFQAKTVGAMIGSLFIRSYERGERVYAAMAARGFDGHSRTFGELVFDRTDLVSGIVMALLLMLPVTLSLLP
- a CDS encoding ABC transporter ATP-binding protein, producing the protein MNDPIIRLDNLNYAYPDGRKALDGVNLSIKRGESVAVAGANGAGKSTLLLHLNGIIHGQNGAVKVCGLPVTAANLKTIRAKVGVVFQNPDDQLFCPEVFDDVAFGPINMSLAEVEVRSRVADSLAAVGLPGYERRSSHHLSLGEKKRIALASVLAMRPEVLALDEPSSNLDPAAKWGLIQLLKSLDVTKVVVSHDLELIEALCPRLVIMKQGKIMADGPTPEIMSRVELLVAGGLAHRR